Within Planococcus citri chromosome 2, ihPlaCitr1.1, whole genome shotgun sequence, the genomic segment attttgagaatttgtattttgagagaactaaaaacgatgtatttttatgcgaggaatttattttttggtttttggcttttaaaattttagaatttgcaAGATTCTTTTTAGGatgtcaattattttgaaaaagaaaagagaacagacccaagtgagggcaaaagctctcaaaaatttgtatttggaGAGACCTGAAAATGATACGTTTCatacgagtagtttttttttcactttaaaactttgaaagctaggtaggtaatgattttttttcagaaatttctactttgaaaaagagagagcaaaagcttttgaatttgtaaaaaaaaaacaacaggatATTCTTTCGTCACATGCCCTTCTTTTGCCAAGTCCCTCAGAAAGGGCGAGCCAGGGCAAACTACCCTCTTTGCCCTCCGCATCTCTAGATGGTCCTGTTCTCATCTGACATGTTGTTTCACAATACCCATAACATCATCAGTGGTTCACTTATGGTGTCTTTGAGCCTTCAACAGAAACATAGGCAAAAGTATTAACTTGATGTAGTTTTTACGTCGATGGTTTTCGCAGACGTAATCGATATGAAATCAGCGTGAAAACTAATGGAGCCACTTTTTATCTATTATTTATCCAATTTGCGGATAACATTATAGCAGTATTTTTATAGTCaacatttaaataaattttatcaatggctCCGTTGTTGGCTCGCATCgaataaacaatttttcttcgCGTATAATGAGAAATTGAGTTAGAGGTACGtacaaaaaatacgagtaattgttGCACGATTAAATAATTTCACCGCATGTTTACAAATATCATTTTACCTCTTACCTATTGCAAATATCAATGGATACTCGTAATACGAGTACTAATAATATTAAATCGTCTTTTTATCACTCGCTTCAATGAAAACAAATGGATGTACATATAGTTGGTAGCTTTTTCATCGTGCGTGTATGATTTGCAAGAGGTAAGTATGCGCTCATCTTCTTAGAAGAAGTACCTACTGCCGACACGTGGTAACGCAATTAAGTCATAACTATGTACTAAGAGAGATTAATTCACTGCGGATACCTATTGGGCAGGTAAACTATAGGTATATACATAAAATATGAATTACTGATGCTGGGTGCTACTTGATTACGCCATCGCGGATGAATCGAATCAAACGTGCGAAAAATATTATGACGAAGTGTATCTCGTCAGTAACCTTTTGTAGCCTTGATTTATTTGGCAAATTTGCGATTAAATCTTCGTCGTTTATTCCAATTTGATATGATTTATCAGGGTTTTCTAGCTACAGTATCACCATTTATCCGTGAAAGCTTTGCATTTAGTACgtaattgaatcaattttggactcacgagtaaattcattttgtactgattgattttattttcatacacTTTTAACGATGCGTTACACTGTGTGTGATATGTACGTACATTGCATTTAGTATATGGAAGGCTGGCTACGCATGTGTCGAATTATTCTTTCAAATGTCAATTCCAACTCATCGACTGCTGataaacatacctacttaaatagaCGATGAAAGTTTCATAAATGTCGTCACGTTCTCGAAAAACATGTTTGAAAACACATCGAATATTTCATTTGCAGATACAATGTTCCTGAAGTGATCTGCTTTACCTATATTGTAGGGTTTATGAATGCATTTCATGTTTGTTGAAGGAAGATATAGAGCAAAAGCTAAGATAACCTGTTTTATTCCTCCGGGCATATTCACCTTAGAAGTCAAattttggagtaaaaaattctacatttttgtcaaaattgcaaacaaaacctgattttttgcccaaaatccTGATTTTTACCAGGAATTTGAAAAAGCTTCCATTTTCTAAccaaggattttttaaaatcctgaTTTCTcgctagaaattgaaaaaagttctgatttttgtcgaattttcagaaaagtcaACATTTTCTGCCAGAAATTTAAGAGTTTCGGTTTTTTTGGCCAGGTGAAGAAAattctgattatttttcaagattttaaggaatgatttttgtcagaaaaaagaACTTTCGATTATTCAgtcaaagttcgaaaaaattcaaagaaatgcGAGAAAGTCTCGACTTTTTAACCAAAGATTTCAGTAccccaatatttttgaaaaagagtcgATGAATTgcacattgaaaaatgaaggtttatacagttgataatttttctttcgcTCTTCTTTTCGTCTAtcgttatactcgtacgtatgtaggtaatttCTTCTTTACAGTCTGAGAAGGAATCGATAGTTTGGACCTTAAACCGGAGAGATAAGAGAGCAAATATATTGTACGCATTTAACTATAGGAGAACTAATTGATAGTGTATATCGAGACGAGAGTGTGTGACTGGTGTGTTTTGAACTAATAAACTTGCAAAATGTGCTGGTTTTTTAAAACGTAGTGACGAGTGACTCGCGGTAGGTGTTGAAAACATATTCGATTTTCTAATTATAGTGTAGGTAAACATTTAACTgggtattattttatttgtgtgtatttttagTCTGAAGTGTGCGCGATCAAAATTCTTGTAGCTATCCAAAATCTTGATGTGAAGAAACGAAATATGACTTATTATTGGCATCAATGTTTGATTAACCAAATGATCAGAGTCTACTGAAGGTAGTATTTCAATAAGAGCCATGCAGTTCTCACAATTTACCAGAAGACAAATATTGACATTAGCAGCTTTTGGAGCAGCTGACTTTTGCAATGCTATTTGTGTGTCGTTGCAAGCACCATTTTTTCCAGATGAGGTGAGtagattaaaaataatataggtaggtaggtaggtacctaccggCCTACTTGTATGTCttatatgtatattattttcaaaaatgtttaggCAGAGCGCAAAGGAGCTTCTGCGACTGAGTatggattcgtatttggggtaTTTGAATTGGTCGTGTTTTTAGTTAGTCCATGGTATGGTAAACATGTGAGTACCTATCATACCTATCTGACTTATTCATATGTACTTATCTAACTTAAATTtattgatggttttttttacccctcgcttcattaatttctcaaatgcaTTATACAAGTACCTATAGTTAAGTTTTTCTATTGAAACCTATACAATAAGTACCTGCCTATTTATATTCCTTTTTAGGTGAAGAACATCGGTCCGAAACGAATGTTTTTTAGTGGAATTTGCATATCTGGTGTTTGTTCAATACTTTTTGGGTACGTTTGACTATTTCTTACTCAGTTCCTGGTTcgatttctttcttttttttcaccgagCTAGAAATAAAGACTGATCATTTTTCCTTCCAGCTTATTGGATTTCATTGACGAGCATATATGGTTCATCAGTTTCGCATTCCTGATTCGTATCATAGAAGCGATGGGCAATGCAGCTTTTTTAACTGCAAGTTTTGCTATAATTGCAAACGAATTTCCAGAAAATATAGCAACGACTTTTGTAAGCAtctttttaaactttaaaattttgaattattccaaatcaaaaatatgtacctactgatGAAGTAACGGTGAATCATTTTTATTCTCAGGCCtctttggaaacatttttcggTTTAGGATTGATCGCAGGACCATCACTTGGCGGTGTTTTATACGAAGTATGAGTTataagtttttagaaaatttgttagTTTCTTGAAGTTTCCCAACCCCTACAttgaaagttttgttttgttttctagCTGGGAGGCTATACAACACCTTTTGTCTCTCTTGGTGCATTGCTATTTATTACAGCAATCTTGACAAAAGTAGTTTTACCAAGCCATGAAGAAATCCAAACGACTACAAAAACTACTGGTAAGTAGTGCACTCAAATTTGGAGGTTTAATCAATTTCAtcctatttttcaattaaaggGATCCAAGGGATCCACTATGTAAGTTCCAACGTCtcgattataaaatttgagtagcTCCAAATTTCCGAAGTGACCAGAAAATATagatttcttgttttttaaagtcataggtaggtattatgtatttcaatttgttCATCAACGCAGTTTTCATTTTACCTGTGTAAACTTTTTTGTTAACCCTATTTGTCgtaatttttctggaaaaaagtaagGGATGTGGGGCATATAGCAGAAAGAAAGGAAGAACTAATCGTTCAAATCGATACCTAGTTTTGAGAAtattgacttttgaaaaattgaaaaaaaaaaacgaatttttcaccAACATTATTGCCAGTATCTAGAATAATTTATAGCTACACGTTTTCACTTTACAAAAACAATGCTTTTCTGCAGGTAAATTACTACAAATTCTCCACGTAGAAGGTATTCCAGTTTGCGCAGCTACAATTTTGAGCACGTCTACAACAATTAGTTTCTTTCAAGCCACATTGGAGCCGCACATCAGACAGGTGAGTTTGATTAAGAATTTAAAAACGAATAGGTAAACATGATAAGAGCTATCAAAAATAGATTGACTCAGTGAATTATATATTTTATAGTACGATCTAACTCGGGTGGTAGTAGGATTGGTATTTATAGTGACTGGAGCCACATATGGCTCTTCAGCGCCATGGTGGGGTTGGCTGTGTGACAAATACCTCAAACCAAAGACTGTCG encodes:
- the LOC135833917 gene encoding MFS-type transporter SLC18B1-like, whose product is MQFSQFTRRQILTLAAFGAADFCNAICVSLQAPFFPDEAERKGASATEYGFVFGVFELVVFLVSPWYGKHVKNIGPKRMFFSGICISGVCSILFGLLDFIDEHIWFISFAFLIRIIEAMGNAAFLTASFAIIANEFPENIATTFASLETFFGLGLIAGPSLGGVLYELGGYTTPFVSLGALLFITAILTKVVLPSHEEIQTTTKTTGKLLQILHVEGIPVCAATILSTSTTISFFQATLEPHIRQYDLTRVVVGLVFIVTGATYGSSAPWWGWLCDKYLKPKTVAVIGGLILIVGVSLVGPAPFMPFQGSLLLVIVGLFLHGLGIGARLVSSFADALQTAISSGLPNDIETYGMVSGLWTSSFALGAFIGPTVSGVLYDQYTFANASLFLIILVFVMVIIELLSLSNIPRKQQLTTSSSIEAFLSEKLNRSNQNLSISKDGSTFKDNLPNIYQNNVGIGSSRVLNLLYSSDTDLTEENAPLLVESRA